One Solanum pennellii chromosome 10, SPENNV200 genomic region harbors:
- the LOC107032021 gene encoding galactan beta-1,4-galactosyltransferase GALS3-like — MTKEKERKMFVGIVWNCAAELKFILTAILFLFSLITILQFMPIRFSTTCISVPSFDSVSVSISAINASTALPPPPPALENGVIKRAFNPFGSAAYNFILMSAYRGGINTFAVMGLASKPLHVYGKPSYLCQWIPNTNMHKPINVTGTKILPDWGYGRVYTVLVVNCTFPIPVSDGGKLLIHATTNGGGDSEFNSTDTFLALTESEKDFTNFISTFNKPPKYDFLYCGSSLYGNLSPQRVREWLAFHVRLFGVKSHFVIHDAGGVHEGVMAVLKPWIEKGYVTLEDIRDQERFDGYYHNQFLIVNDCLHKYRFQAKWMFFFDVDEFIFVPKKSTIKSVVDSLSDYTQFTIEQMPMSNKLCLEEDRGKSYRKWGFEKLVYKDVKRGIRRDRKYAVQPRNVIATGVHMSQNTVGKTTHKTEGRIKYFHYHGTIAEHREPCRQLVNATTITVDQIPYEVDSTMRDIAGTVKRFELKMIGSTLQKTRQ, encoded by the exons ATGACCAAGGAGAAAGAGAGGAAAATGTTTGTTGGTATTGTATGGAATTGTGCAGCTGAACTCAAATTTATCCTTACTgctatactttttcttttttcccttaTTACTATTCTTCAATTCATGCCTATTCGTTTTTCAACTACTTGTATTTCTGTTCCATCTTTCGATTCTGTTTCAGTTTCAATCTCAGCTATTAACGCCTCCACCGCTCTTCCTCCGCCGCCGCCTGCACTGGAAAATGGAGTTATTAAGCGTGCTTTCAACCCATTTGGTTCTGCTGcgtataattttatattgatgtCTGCTTATAGAGGTGGAATTAATACTTTTGCTGTGATGGGTTTAGCTTCCAAGCCTCTTCATGTTTATGGAAAACCCAGTTATTTGTGTCAATGGATCCCCAATACTAATATGCACAAACCCATTAATGTTACGGGTACCAAAATCCTTCCAGATTGGGGATATGGCAGAGTGTATACTGTGTTAGTTGTAAATTGCACTTTCCCAATCCCAGTGAGTGATGGCGGAAAGTTACTGATTCACGCTACTACTAATGGCGGTGGTGATAGTGAATTCAATAGCACCGACACTTTTTTGGCTTTAACAGAATCAGAGAAAGATTTCACAAacttcatttcaacattcaataAACCACCAAAGTACGATTTCCTCTACTGCGGTTCGTCTTTGTATGGTAATTTGAGTCCACAGAGAGTACGGGAATGGCTTGCATTTCACGTTAGGTTGTTCGGAGTGAAGTCTCATTTTGTAATTCATGATGCTGGAGGTGTACACGAAGGAGTAATGGCGGTGTTGAAACCATGGATTGAGAAAGGATATGTTACACTAGAGGATATCAGAGATCAGGAAAGGTTTGATGGCTATTATCACAATCAATTTCTCATTGTGAATGATTGTTTGCATAAATACAGATTTCAAGCCAAATGGATGTTTTTCTTCGATGTGGATGAGTTCATATTTGTACCTAAGAAGAGTACTATCAAGTCTGTGGTTGATTCGTTATCGGATTATACACAGTTCACCATTGAACAAATGCCAATGTCCAACAAGCTCTGTTTAGAAGAAGACCGCGGAAAATCCTACAG GAAATGGGGATTTGAGAAACTAGTATACAAGGACGTGAAGAGAGGAATAAGAAGGGACAGGAAATACGCGGTGCAACCGCGCAATGTGATAGCAACGGGGGTGCACATGTCACAAAACACGGTGGGCAAGACGACTCACAAGACGGAAGGAAGGATCAAGTATTTCCACTATCATGGGACCATAGCCGAACACAGGGAGCCATGTCGACAGCTAGTCAACGCCACAACGATCACCGTTGACCAAATCCCGTATGAAGTGGACTCAACCATGAGAGACATTGCTGGAACTGTGAAGAGATTCGAGCTCAAGATGATTGGATCTACACTACAAAAAACTAGacaatag
- the LOC107002537 gene encoding uncharacterized protein LOC107002537 — MCSYKFKKQGGVVDISSQSISHINGRPVLQPYNNSHKKNNSCNVKISPSPKIKKVNVLDTNTSNEKSMTPKITKSSPPISPKIKPTIKKVKIDSKNTILHKDSSFMIVEVAGSIAAARREQVANRQVQRKQRIAHYGRTNSPKLLSAAVDSTSREAKRCSFITPNSDPMYIAYHDEEWGVPVHDDNLLFELLVLTVAQVGSDWTSVLKRRQDFRDAFSGFDAEVVAKYNEKKINSTSIEYGIELSQVRGVVDNSKRILEMKKQFGSFDKYVWGFVSNKPIRTQYKACNKIPVKTSKSETMSKDMVKKGFRYVGPTIIHSFMQAVGLTNDHIITCPRHAQCATQKPIAM; from the exons ATGTGTTCTTACAAGTTCAAGAAACAAGGAGGAGTTGTTGATATTTCATCACAATCAATCTCTCATATCAATGGTCGTCCTGTTCTTCAACCCTATAACAATtcccacaaaaaaaataattcatgtaATGTCAAGATTTCACCTTCTCCCAAAATCAAGAAAGTTAATGTGTTGGATACAAATACAAGTAATGAGAAAAGTATGACACCCAAAATCACAAAATCAAGTCCTCCTATTTCACCTAAAATCAAGCCAACTATCAAGAAAGTGAAGATTGATTCTAAAAACACAATCTTGCACAAAGATTCATCTTTTATGATTGTTGAAGTTGCTGGAAGTATAGCAGCAGCAAGAAGGGAACAAGTTGCCAATAGGCAAGTCCAGAGGAAACAGAGAATTGCACATTATGGAAGAACTAATTCACCCAAATTACTCTCTGCTGCTGTGGATTCAACTTCTAGAGAAGCCAAAAGATGCAGCTTTATCACACCTAATTCTG ACCCTATGTATATTGCATACCATGATGAAGAATGGGGAGTTCCTGTCCATGATGATAA TCTGTTATTTGAGTTGTTGGTGTTAACTGTGGCTCAAGTTGGATCAGACTGGACTTCAGTCTTAAAGAGAAGGCAAGATTTCAG GGATGCATTTTCAGGATTTGATGCAGAAGTTGTTGCAAAGTACAATGAAAAGAAGATAAATTCAACAAGCATTGAATATGGAATTGAGTTGAGCCAAGTTAGAGGGGTTGTTGACAACTCTAAAAGAATTTTAGAG ATGAAGAAACAATTTGGGTCATTCGACAAGTACGTATGGGGATTTGTGAGCAACAAGCCCATTAGAACACAATACAAGGCTTGCAACAAAATACCAGTAAAGACATCAAAATCAGAAACAATGAGCAAAGATATGGTGAAAAAAGGGTTTAGATATGTTGGCCCAACAATTATACACTCTTTTATGCAGGCAGTTGGGCTTACCAATGACCACATTATCACTTGTCCAAGACATGCCCAATGTGCTACTCAAAAACCAATTGCTATGTGA